Part of the Nothobranchius furzeri strain GRZ-AD chromosome 2, NfurGRZ-RIMD1, whole genome shotgun sequence genome, atattctatttggcgagagataaactttattgtatttattctagtgaatctattgttaaatgggtaaactagcagtagcacatccaacatcaaggaaacaaaaagttattatcaggagagggagaaagtttaagtggttagcagcagtgtgcatgATCTCTGTAATCCGATTACTCTTTAAATGATGGTGATTGGACGCACAGGGCACTGAGAGAAACACATGACCCAGGGGGAGGCTAAGCTATATTAGGTGTCTTTTAATTTATGGCTGGCCTTTCATTTAGATCTCACTCAACCTTTTTAAATGTGGAATTAAACTTGTTGTGGTTCGAGATTCCTAAGTACTGAACTTTGACTTATAAGGAACATCTTGGCCGTGATAAAGTTCTCGAACTCCATTTAACTTTTGTTTTAATGGGTTGGCAAAAGTTTTTGTTATTTCAAAGGGGACCAAACAGGCATATCTTTCTGTTGAAGACCcattgactgattgtgttgtaaagcgcattggggggttccaggactatagaaggcgctatatcaaatgcagaccATTTACCCATACTAAACTAGTTGTAACACCTTGGTGGTAATGAGTCTCTCATCAATGTGGAGGAAGTTTGTCCCAATCTTGTCTGTATTCAGCAGAACGGCCTGTTtacggtcaaaggtcagacattctccttcaTGGTTCCATCAATTACCACAGGTagtcctgaagcagcaaaccagccccagaccatcactctaccaccaccatgtctgtATGACATGTTGCATTTACTTACGTCACCTTTGACGGATGTTAAAATTTGTTCACCGTTTTGAAAAATTTCAAATGTGACaaaggttgttgtttttttaagtaaaagaaaaaagcaaaaaaaaaatgtaaggGATAAAATCATTTTTCAAAGCACTGCCGAACTCCCCAGGGCAGGAATAGCCACTAACCTGTTAAAATATCCTAAGTAATAATGGGCAACGTACCCAAGTAAAAAATGAATGTTTCCTTTGGAATGTTGATACTCCGATGAGAAAATGTCATGAATGAGACGCCACTGTACCCATATCCGCTCATCTCTACATGGTGTAAAACAGCATTAGCTATGCTGAAAAGAGCTATAATTTACCGCTGATTGGGGTGGTGCAGTAAGCACATGTCTTGGCAAACAGGTTGCAGAAGCATTCCAGGCAGTAGGCGAGGTCATCTCGAGAGGTGAAGCGCTGGCCGGCCAACTGCATCTTGCACCCGTTGCAGACAAAGCACTCCTTGTGCCAGGGCTGGTCACGGTAGCTCACCCCTCCAGCAGTAATGGGCTGAAAAATGAGAGGCAGGATTAGGACAGCTAAAgaaacagttttatttatttagtgtttCTTTTCACTGGCTTTTGTCTGAGATGGAATTATTTAACAAACGAACAACGCATTAGTAAAGTTCATGGTATTAAAAGAGTGGTTGACctttttaatcaatacatttacagtggtctctagaaggaatgaatgaCTTGTGAGTCGTTGTTGGGGGAAAAAATATACAGACGCACAATTTCTCGGACCAAGAATTTACCcacatatttggacatctcgccccggaCTTAATAACAGCAACGTAACTTCACTAACAACACAAGCCCGGAGgaacttctgctgtgtggtagagctgCTAAAGCTAACGTTTAGCTTCACCTAGCCGATCTGTCCGCTGCTGATTCCCGGATGTTAAAAAAACAACAGCTTTTCCCGTCATGAGTCGAaattggtgagtccatgaatgctacttCAGTGTGATGTAGAACTGTCCAgcgtttctaatcctagagtttcaccaaccatcagaagctaatgcaggagatagctgtaggagactattttcatgttcagcctgcatgaaacacagagtgactcattataattgtaaataatcattaaaaaaagtgTTTTCAGTGAACAAGGCCTTTAATTGATCAAAGCACTAATGCTAAAAGCTTAACAAGAATGCTGGCTTAAAGTTTTGTTAATAGTTTAATAAAAAGATTATGATGAAATCAGttttcatcacacactggtgaaattcacccCCACATTTGACacatccccgtggggagtggggagctgcagcggtggctaCGCTCGGGAACCGATAGGTGGATTATGAATGAAtgatgtatagcgcctctcagagtaaggactccaaagcgctttacactacagtgtatcagtcatccattcacacactggtggggatgagctacgatgtagccacagctgccctggggcgcactgacagaggcgaggctgccgagcacaggcaccaccggtccctccgaccaccaccagcaggcaaggtgggttaagtgtcttgcccaaggacacaacagcagaattctctgtccggagccgggatcgaacctgcaaccttccgattactggacaacccgctcaacctgttgagctactgctgacccAAACCTctcaatccaacccctttaaGGATTTTATAAGTCTTTGGTATttcccaactgggatttgaaccccgatttcCCAGTCcccgggcggacactctaccactaggccactgaggagTTTAATGCTAATTCAATGGGTTTTAGAAGACAACAGATTAAAGGATCACATTGATAAATGATCCTAAGAAAAGAAATGTGAGTTTGTCTAAGTGTAGAATTTTATTTTTGCACTTTGATAGTGTTACTGCTCTTTTAGATCAGCTACTGTGTTCAGTTTGTCCAAAAAAGAGCAGATAAATCAGATTAAACACCATCTTTTGTAATAGACTCCCCATGTGTTTTAAATCTGAATCAATTAGAGAATAAACAAATAGAAAAACATATTAGTAACCCAAGTGTAAGAAATTGGCTCACAGCAATCCTCCAAAATGAAATTTTAGAAACTATGTATCCTTTTGTGCACTTTCTCTGTCCTCATAAGGACGGGCTACAGAGCTTCCTCCGACTGAAGTAAGAggggtggctgctgcgccgcctaCCAGCTTTTAGCACAAAAAGACGCCTCCGACTCCTGCCTGCTCGGCCATCTGTTTCCTGTTATGTATCACATGAGCCTTCTTCCCTCCATGCATGCAAAGCCCAAAAAATCTAATATGCTCCCTAAGGCTGGGAGAATGAAACTCTTGTTGTTACCTTCATGCAGTGAACACACTGTAGAGCAAACTGCTTCTCGTAGCAAGACATGCAGTAGTTTTTGCCATCCTTCTTCACAAAGCTGTTGGTGCCAATGGGCTCCTGGCAGAAGTTGCAGATGAAACACTTCTCATGCCAACTGTTGCCTTTATGCTCCATCTTCTTGGTGCCTGGAGGGCGAAGAGGAGATGTGAAAGAGTGGAAAACAATCGGCGGCGTATCAGCGCACCATCCACGGACCGCTACAGTGTCTGAAACTGGTAGCACGTTTCCAATTGTGCGTTGTTATTAATCTCTGAATAGATTTTAACCAAAGTAATCATTGGGTGAAcacatgtcggagtcagcccgattAAAAATGGTGGCTACAATGACTACACATCAGTTAGTTTCGCAATATCTGAGCTAAAATGAGCATTCTCACCTGGCATGATGGTGCTGAGGCACGCGTGGCACTTAGCAGAATACTCGTTGCAGTAGCAGTCTGTGCAAATCACCAGGTCGTTCTTGGTGGCAAAGGGCCGATCGACGAGTGATCGGCTGCACTTGCTGCACAGGAAGCACTCGCTGTGCCAGTGGTGGTCCTTGTAGGACAGATCCTACAGAATTCAAGACAGATCCTTTAAAAATCCCATTTCACACAACTGTTGAGCCTCCTGATCCTCAGCTGTGTGACATAAATCACATTTCTGCTGTAGTAGTAAGAGGTTCTATTAGATTCAAACAGGAATCGGATTATTCGTGTGCACAAGTTATAATCAAGCCATACTTCTACAACAGGAAGGTCAATGTTACAAGTTTCTCTGGAATCTTTTCAGTTTAGTGTTGGAAGCAAACCGCATAAATGAAGGATTTAGGATGGGGAGTTTAACATTAAAGGTTTGcaattaaaatccatccagaacTTCACCAAACATAGCCGAGACACTGGCGTAAGTTCACCTTGCTGGTGCAGCTTATGAGCTTCTTGCACAGCTCACAGCTGCTGGAGAAAAGCGCCTCGTAGCACTTGATGCAGTATGGATGCTCCTCCTTCAGGATGTACTTCAGCCCGTAAAGGGAGTCCTTACACTCGGTGCAGTCGTAGCGCTCTGACATTTTGGCTCAAATCCCCTTTTAGAGTCCTCTAATCTGCAAAATTATATACAATTATTTCATAAGAGGAGCTAAAACAGTAACATAAACACACATAATCATTTAATCACAAGAAAATGATATAAAGGTTCTGAAAATGAGGACAACGGGCCACCTAAACTAAGAGAATTTCTACAGTTTTAAtgtgtttgtttagttttttacTTTACGCAGTTTAAAAAAGCACTGCAAATAGAAGTTGGAGAATTATCTTCTGTTACATGGAGGATTATTTAATTAAGGTTTTTCGTGCTGAAGGAGCTAAAACGATTAAATAAATGTTGCATCCTGTTGAATGTAGTCTTCTATTTAGCTATTATTAAGGAAAACCTAATTCATATGAAACTACCTGAAGAAAGAGGATGCAATTAGAGGCAACATCACCCAGCCAGCTGCTAAAAGGGGCATTTTGGTTTGTAAACGGGAACGCCCCCTTCTTCTTATTCGCTCCTGAAATGTTACTTCACCTCCAatgtttcaaaataagatattcTATCTGTTCTCCGTCTTTTTTTTATACAGTTGTTGATCACCTGTGCTCACCCTGCCTTTTTATGTGGTGTTGCTGGTTTGTTGTGTGCGCGCTCCACGCTCTACGAACCTCAGTTTAAGTCCCGCCTCCTGCTTCATCCAGTTTATACAAAAATTAAACTCGAAATGGGAGACTGTCAATGAGGCGGGacacaaacttttctccactacttcgtaggggttgcatgacttaattttttttaagtcgacagtcaagtaatgaaaatcgagtcgacttcgactagtcgttgatgatgtcatacacctgaagcggcaccgggggggggggggggggggggggtcggtaggttcgctggagttattgacaattaaaattgcgtccacattttctaagttaacacatctcttttaacaacatagtctctgcatcctacttcagcccacttccccctccccctgcacagcagccgcaaactcactgatgcgcctgcagcttttcctgctgctctgaacattaaaataattgtttcattttctgttcctcacttctgattaccttcaatggtgtctgtttgttgcaaccaccaggtacaaaaacaaacttgtttttatttgactatttttctgtcctgcctgtttattatcttcctgcatctcctctcagtcctaaagaaaaactgctacctgggttcatatatattcaccttatgagttacctttgaactgcagttctaaaagttctaccgaccgctaaaacagcggagtacgtgctgctcgccggccgactacaatgggaccgtttttgctgcggagttcgtgccggagcggagatagtggaatcttgggggtgcgtcaccggagaacaaaacaggtgatgcgcctcgctccgcagcagcgaaacgcatcaggcacaaataacagacagaaaacattaaaggaaatgagccaacatgaacgatcgcgtttaatttgtttttgaggtggtgacacctgatttggccatgctcaggacgcagatgtctggagcgcacgtcaacgatcagagctttgcatgcgcaaactggttaagattaggatgggggtgaggggaaggtaaaattgcaagcgggaaaaggtcacagtttggttaaatgtccgttttaccgccggtgtcagtgccgacgctctggcacagcgtgtcgcctCCGCCGCCTGACGCGCaggggcttgtcacctgctgtcttttctgatgactgcatcttgtcagtcattatcacgtgacagcgactagtcgatgaaaggcataaaaagtcactatagagccgtgaagtcgactagtcaactagttcatacaacccctactactgTGGACTGTCTCATGAGAAGCTCACCCAAAGCACCGCACCTAGACAGGAAGGAAccagtggcttttcaaaataaagtaaaatttcaaTGTTTCATCATATTTCAGTTCATTTCAAACTACAATTATAGTTATTATATGTGCGCAAATATTGAATATATATTTCACGCTTTACATTGTTTTACAATAGAGTAAAGGGTTACGATTTGTTATGGTTGGACTCTTATGTTGAAGGGGGTGTTCTTGGCCGGTTGTATGGAGCGTTCTGGTTCGGTTGTTTAGAAAGAGAAGAGGAGCTAGTTTGAAAGGAGATTGTCAACGTTTTTCCTGGAGTTAAGGCGTGGGCTGCGGTCAACAGTAACCTAAAATAAAGATCCGAAACAGAAAGAACAAGTTGGAGTCATTACAATGTCTATAAAAATCAGCAAAATGTATTCTATAGGTGTGACGGCTTTAGCCGTGGCGGTACGCCACAATCAATTggtgtagacttttattttgacaaacgtAGTTGGAAAAATAATATTTAAATGCCTATTCTGATTGGTTAGTGAAAAGCTACAGTAACACCCATTAAGGCGTTTCTGTAGCCCAAGCAGAAACGCCCCGGCTGGACCCTGCTCATCGGGGGCAACAATTTTATAGAAGGAgcccttgccccccccccccccccccccccccccgcctcataCTTAGCACCACCACTGATTAAAGAGTGTATTTTTCCATTCTGTCTCTGAGTCGTGTGATAATtacataaaataataataagataTTTCTTATTCAATCATCCAGCTCTGGACGGAGCTTCAGGACAGACGATGCAGCTTCATGGAAATTCCTGAAAATTTATTGGGATCCAACAAATTAAGCAAACAAATGTCAAAAAAAACTTGGCAGAAAAGCGTTGATCCCATAAAGTAAATTCCCGTTCATTTATAGACTTTATGTGACTTTCAATTAATTTAAATTCTGGTTCtctaatacaaaaataaaaaactgggTCTAAATCAGGGTGACTTGCTTCAAAACAATCCATCCAGAGAAGGAAAATGGTAAAACCCTGGAAAGGTAATAAAACCTTTAATCCACCAAATTTAACAATTAAAGATACATTTTTGCTGCATCAAGTGCCACATTTACAGAAACCTCATGAACTTCAAAGGTTCATGAATCAATTAATAATCAGGAAATAGAGTTAAAACCTGGCTTCAAAATCAAACACTGGCTTTGGGAAAAAAAATCAAGGATAGTTTAAATGCAAACGCTGCTTTGGGCAGTGGCTGTCATATGTTCCAAATTATACCAGATTATTGTATTAGACAGATAACCTTTAGCCTAACCATGCCATCAAAGGGTTGATTGTAGTTTGTTTTATTAGTCTGAGCTTAAAGCATCTTCTCTCCAAATAAATGTTTAATTTCATTATTCCTGACAGCTACGGAATGTCTACAATCCTTCAGGAACTTTCTATTAATCTATTATTCCCATTTCTTCAAGCCTTCAATCCACCCACTGTTTCTTCTTTAGCTGTTTAAAAACCTTTACGACTCCCTTAAACATTTCTAGGTTTAAAGCATTCCGAATAAAATGGAAATGtcaagaaaaataaatattaataTATTAATCAAATTTAGCAAAAGTTCCAATaaaattctttattttgtttattattattttaaccaaAGGTTCTGGATGTGTTTTTACAGGGTCAGCTAGACATGATGAGACATTTTAAAGATAAAAGGAGCTAGCTTTTAGCGTTTCTGTAGACGCATCCATAGCTGCACAAGGAAGTTCCACTCCTTCACAACAAGAGTCAGAAACATTAAACATCTACTTGAAAATAGCTGAGGCTTATAAAACAGTGTAGTAATCATGTTGTCCAATAAAATCTAGCAGGCAAAAGGTTCCATAAACTGTTGTATATGCTTCTGATGTTCTACCTGGTTGtatgagactcttattgtgaaagactGGAGGAAGTTTCTGGTTCCACTGTGCTATAAACGTAGCTATATGAATAAACTGTctcattattttatttcattacatCTATTTTCTGAAAACTGTTTGTGGACCTCTTCTTGACATTTACGTTTGACTCTGTACTTTATAATATCTTGACTAATTGctttccatttttttttttatttctcgacatttcagattttttttctgaAAGTCATATTATGACTTTATTTCTAAAATAATCTTCCAACTTTTAGTctgcattttgactttaatccctACACCTTCTTGTTTTGCCCTGATGCTGACTGCCTAAATTAACTGTCAACAGGCTTCAACCCAAGAAAGCAATATGCTTTGAGTATTTTTGTACCTCGACTAAGCATGCCAACTAACATAAAATGTTTTACCCATTTAAAGAAAACAAAAGGTTTTAACAatttacaaatgtgaaacaaaatTGGTtatatgtacagtggggcaaaaaagtatttagtcagccaccgattgtgcaagttctcccacttaaaatgatgacagaggtcagtaatttacatcataggtacacttcaactgtgagagacagaatgtgaaaaaaaatccatgaattcacatggcaggatttttaaagaatttatttgtaaatcagggtggaaaataagtatttggtcacttcaaacaaggaaaatctctggctctcacagacctgtaacatcttctttaagaagcttttctgtcctccactcgttacctgttttaatggcacctgtttgaactcattatctgtataaaagacacctgtccacagcctcaaacagtcagactccaaactccactatggccaagaccaaagagctttcgaaggacaccaggaaaagaattgtagacctgcaccagatggggaagagtgaatctacaaaaggcaagcagcttggtgtgaaaaatcaactgtgggagcaattatcagaaaatggaagacatacaagaccactgataatctccctcgatctggggctccacgcaatatctcatcccgtggggtcaaaatgatcatgagaacggtgagcaagaatcccagaaccacaaggggggacctggtgaatgacctgcagagagctgggaccacagtaacaaaggtcaccatcagtaacacactacaacggcagggaatcaaatcctgcagtgccagacgtgttccgctgctgaagccagtgcatgtccaggtccgtctgaagtttgccagagagcacatggatgatacagcagaggattgggagaatgtcatgtggtcagatgaaaccaaagtagaactttttggtataaactcaactcgtcgtgtttggaggaagaagaatactgagttgcatcccaagaacaccatacctactgtgaagcatgggggtgggaacatcatgctttggggctgtttttctgctaaggggtcaggacgactgatccgtgttaaggaaagaatgaatggggccatgtatcgtgagattctgagccaaaacctccttccatcagtgagagctttgaagatgaaacgtggctgggtcttccaacacaacaatgatcctaaacacaccgcccgggcaacaaaggagtggctccgtaagaagcatttgaaagtcctggactgacctagccagtctccagacctcaaccccatagaaaatgtgtggagggagttgaaagtccgtgttgctcggcgacagctccaaaacatcactgctctcgagaagatctgcatggaggaatgggccaaaataccagctactgtgtgtgcaaacctggtaatgacctatagtaattgtttgacctctgttattgccaacaaaggttatgttacaaagtattgagttgaatttttgttattgaccaaatacttattttccaccctgatttacaaataaattctttaaaaatcctgccgtgtgaattcatggattttttttcatattctgtctctcacagttgaagtgcacctatgatgaaaattactgacctctgtcatcattttaagtgggagaacttgcacaatcggtggctgactaaatccttttttgccccactgtaagtaAAAAGATGGAACCTAATCTGAATCtctgtttgcagatgatgtgacgGTGTTTATAACAGATAAAATGTATAAAACCAGGCTTCTGTTTCAATTCAGTGTTCGTCTCTTTGAATATTTCAACTAAATCAAAAGGTTCTTCTGGAAAATATTGCTGCCCCCTTGGTCTAAACCAGTACTGTCCAGTCCTGGTCCTTGGAGACTCTCATCCTGAATGTTTTAGTTGCTTCCCCGCTACAACACAATAGTTAAAGAATTCCTTTGCAGGTTTTTAAGTTCTGCAAAAGCCTGTAAATCATCAACTGATtcaaatcagatgtgttggagtGGATAATcctctaaaacctgctggattgaAAAACCAGGATTGGACTCTGATGTTCTCAGTACTATTTGGCACCCTACATCGCATCCTAAATCTAAACTATCTTTGTATTAG contains:
- the LOC107377195 gene encoding four and a half LIM domains protein 2; its protein translation is MSERYDCTECKDSLYGLKYILKEEHPYCIKCYEALFSSSCELCKKLISCTSKDLSYKDHHWHSECFLCSKCSRSLVDRPFATKNDLVICTDCYCNEYSAKCHACLSTIMPGTKKMEHKGNSWHEKCFICNFCQEPIGTNSFVKKDGKNYCMSCYEKQFALQCVHCMKPITAGGVSYRDQPWHKECFVCNGCKMQLAGQRFTSRDDLAYCLECFCNLFAKTCAYCTTPISGLGGSKYISFEDRQWHNDCFNCQKCDVSLVGRGFLTFKQDILCPDCGKDI